Within Palaemon carinicauda isolate YSFRI2023 chromosome 14, ASM3689809v2, whole genome shotgun sequence, the genomic segment atatatatgtgtgtgtgtgtgtgtgtatacacatatatatatatacatatacacacacatatatatatatatatatatatatatatatatatatatatatatatatatatatacgtatgtatgtgtataatatatatatatatatatatatatatatatatatatctatatatatatatatatatatatatatatatatatatatatatatatatatatatatatatatatatatgtatgtatatatatatataataatatatatatatatatatatatatatatatatatatatatacatatatatatatatatatatatatatatatatatatatatatatatataaatatattatggtcCTTTGGTCTGGGAACCataattaatacccgagctctgaaacAATTTTATAACCCCCagacagaaatataaaaaaaaaacacgaaatattcaaaggtctcttaagtacactcaaaactaaacggGGGCTAATATTATcaaaaactattcaaacaacttcttactctGATACTTTAACTTAGATATGAGGGAAAACTGAAATAAATAGTGATGATAGGAATAATActctacaaatatgaatatattctataaaaaattacaacgctttgaaaatatttacatgaaaaacAAATCGCTCAAAATATTAATTCTGagcaaacttagattaagacaaaagaaatattacactctgagaattatatactcccttcacttgaaatattaaatctgaataaatcttactctaagacaaaagaagtaattacactatgaaaattatatattcgcttgacgactcgaaatattaaatctgaataaaactttagactaagacaaacttACATATAGTAACTGATAATCTTACTAACTTCGCTTATTTTAAAAAAACTCACTGGGACAGTTTCAAACATTTACACAATGCCACCACTCACCAcagcaaaataaattcaaaatcacattTAACGACTTTCATATCGTCTCAACACACGATTTAAGTTGGGGAACAAAACCAGTTTGAAAAGGACACTCTATAGGtactagatagagagagagagagagagagagagagagagagagagagagagagagagagagagaaggagaggatgtAATTTGGCTACTTCACATCACAGGCTGGGTCTCTTTTGCTGCTATGGATCCCTAGCAGGCGCATATATATGACTTTtataatattctaatagattattctcgtagcTTTGGGGGTCAGCCCCTAGCGAAGCCCGAGTTACCAGCTAGATAGAAATTCATGGGACGAAACTTGGTTTCAGGCAACTTCGGATGCATACCCACGCAACAgcaagacgactctctctcagctagctccgttCGCCTTTgccttcaaagtaaaaaaaaagatagaatctaacattggggttttcaaaaaccttccaaaacacgtggcaaatataagaattctgtatttcctcacaaacatgatgcaatacctaatggaaaaatataaaaaggatttacaaaagcccttgttcatatcttgtatggatcatataacactctcaaaaaggttacgtaagacttcgtaacaaaatacgtgaaataaaaaattaactcttgaaaataatgtaaattttcatatactgacatttgaaaaatacaattaaatcaaCGACGAAAGTCCTACGTAATATACATACTAAATTCATACctgcatgagaggaactcatcttaagagctggctattcaccccaaatatacaaatgaaatatatgaataaaatacattaataggttatttactctacaatagatcagaatcgtaagaatatatatatatatatatatatatatatatatatatatatatatatatatatatatatatgtatatatatatatatatatatatatatatatatatatatacatatatatatatatatatatatatgtatgtaaatatatatatatatatatatacatatatatatatatatatatatatatatatatatatatatatatatatatatatatttatataggtatatatataagtgtaaatatacattaatttatatatatatatatatatatatatatatatatatatatatatatataaatatatatataatttatatatatatatatatatatatatatatatatatatatatatatatacatacatacatacatatatgtatgcatatatatacacatttatatatatatatatatatatatatatatatatatatatatagatatatttatatatatatatatatatatatatatataaattatatacgtcGTGTAGTTTACTCAAATAGTTCTGAGATATCCACTTAGTGTAATAGAGTTGAAGCGTCCCTGGCAAGCAATCGTCCTGCTCAAGCTCATTAGATTCCTatggtgtctacaacctcaccattattgtgaaGAAAGGATTGTGTGATTGGTAGAGTATTTAAGTCTACTGTACATACTAAGCCATCGGCAGTCATTGGTGTCCCTTCCTGGTCGTAACCTGTGTAGAATGGGGGCtctagcactgatcatatgtataaggtTAGTTTGCTTGATAAGGTGTTGTCTTTGTCCCTAGACTGCTGTTCATGAACGGTATTTATACCTTTAAACCGTAGCTCTACAGATCTTCTAGAGAGGTGTGAGGCGCTTGACACTGACAGAGTGATTCAATACTTACGGTGGGAATTTTCTGACAGTGTTCTATCCCACACTATACACTAAATTTATCTCACTCTCAGAGGGTTACAAACTTTTACTGACGGTATTAAAATAGGCATGGGCAAGAAGAAGCCAGAAGGCTTAATGTTTCTGGCACTCCTCTCATGGTTCAAAGGAGAAAATTgcttgatatattcatatattatgtatgtttaaatatatatatatatatatatatatatatatatatatatatatatatatatatatatatatatatatatatataaatatatatatatatatgattatatacatgtatatatataagtatatctatctatctatctatctatatatatatatatatatatatatatatgagcatatatatatatatatatatatatatatatatatatatatatatatgtatatatatatatatatatatatatatatatatatatatatacatttatatatatatatatatatatgtatatatatacagtatttatataatctatctatttatataaactgtaataaactatatatatacatatatgtatatatataagtaaatatatactgtatatatatatatatatatatatatatatatatatatatatatatatgtatatatgatttatgtatatataagctatacCTTTCCATCAATCTtaacatctatttatttatctatctatctatctatctatctatctatatatacatatatatatatatatatatatatatatatatatatatatatatatatatgtaacacatttACATCACTTTGTGTATTCAAATGAATCAGCATTCAATAAAATCTATTTACTATGtgatacatttaaaaaataaagaaactgtCGTCTTCCGAGAAATCACATATCTTCTCATATCTTTCCTTCAACATCAATCCAAATCTTCCACCGATTCAATCTCCCTCCCCTTCTTCCAATACTGCATTCCAGTCGTTCATTAAttttgctatttccttcctctcctCGTTAATATATTCCATTTAACCTTCATCTCAATCATTTACCATGGCCtattaatgattatgattatatatgcatatatatatatatatatatatatatatatatatatatacatatatatatatatatatatatatactgtatatatatatatatatatatatatatatatatatatatatatatatatgtatatatatatatatatatatatatatatatatatatatatatatatttatatatatgtataatcatatatatatatatatatatatatatatatatatatatatatatatatatatttatatatatatatatatatgattatatacagtgaatatgtatatatatatatatatatatatatatatatatatatatatatatatatatatatatatatatatatatgtacatatacatatatatatatatatatatatatatatatatatatatatatatataccgtatatatatgtatatatacagtacatatatatatatatatatatatatatatatatatatatatatatatatatataccgtatatatatgtatatatacagtacatatatatatatatatatatatatatatatatataccgtatatatatgtatatatacagtacatatatatatatatatatatatatatatatatatatatatttataaatatatatatatatatatgtatatatatatatatatatatatataaatatgtgtgtacatatgtaatgtacgtatatatatatatatatatatatatatatatatatatatatatatatatatatatatatatataaatatatatatatatatatatatatttatatatatatatatatatatatatacatatatatatacatatatgtatacatactgtgtgtatatatatatatatatatatatatatatatatatatatatatatatatgtatatatatacatatatatatatttatatatatgtatatatactgtatacatatatatatatatatatatatatatatatatatatatatatatagtatgtacacacacacacacacatatatatatatatatatatatatatatatatatatatatatatatatatatataattaggtgtgtgtatatatatatatatatatatatatatatatatatatataatatgtatatatatgtgtatatatatgcatatatatatatatatatgtatatatatatactgtatatatatatatatatatatatatatatatatatatatatatatatatatatatatatatatatagacatacatgcctcacagtgctaggcggtatatcctaGCAACCCATGTTTGGCAATGATTTTCttcgtataagcggatgaggaaCCTGACGGGGTAATGAGAACTTTGGTTGTGGAGAAAATGGCCTCCTAattttcgatgaagtcactgggtTTGGGGTAACAGATTGGGTTTAAGTTGAAGgaaaaactgtctcttcggcttttaccccTGATTCCTGACGATTGAACGTACTGGAATTAGCATGGACCAGTAGGGGTTATTTGTCTTAAAAAGTTAGATACTgcgcattacaaggaactggctatcctttgatgaatatagaTAATAAATCCTCTATAgaattaatcaatcattggaaagagaaaatgacataaTGACCCCAGTCCCAGGTGTAGCGGGctgcttagaattatcttgtttataattactgaagaaaaatttaaaattggtaattggaatgttagagctATGAATTAGATAAGGTAAGGAAGTTACAGGAAGTGGAGAGGGAATTTATatgatatagtttggatatcttggccctaagggatacatgttgtaaggggattggtaaggaaactttagaccaaggcaatatatatatttattcaagaagAGCAggtagagttggaagagaaggggttggaatgatgatgacaccaagaggagAAAAGGCCTTAACTGAGaggagagttgtaaatagtagattgttatttgcAATATGACTATCATAGTTTGCTATgaatcaacaaatgattcccctgaagaaagggatgatgaatactatgaagtgtaatagatgagatctcatagagaaatatgaaaatggtgattggtgacttcaatactaaacttggaagaaataatcaagggatagagaatatgatgggtgctGAGGGTCTGGGTGAAGTTGAAAATGAAAAGGGAGATAATtctataagtttctgttcaatatacaatcttgtcattgaaggtcCTCTTTTcaagcacaagaacatccacagaTATACATGGACTACACTATATGGAAAttgcaaaaatcagatagatcacattgccgtaGATAAAGGGAAAAGGAAGACTTAGATAAATGTAAGACAttatggaggtgcagatattgttagtgaaagcacccagcagaaaggtagatagagtacctaggtttgatacaactaagcttctagaagaagagcaaagAGAAACATTTACGATTGATTGTATGAatggatttgcagtcttagagactttaagagacgaagagcagacaattaatgaagaatggtgtgatatcaagaacatatatcagtcagttgatagtgaagtcttgggacacacagctacaaggagaaagccatggatatcaaatgatacatgggatactctAAAAAGGTGATAAAAAAACGGAAATTGATttgtgaaagttttcgaggaagtaatgaaaattacaaagtggaacaagctaagtattccagtttaAATATTGAAGTCAAAGGAAAGGTCAGGAATGAATGGAGAAAATATTTAGggagtaaagcaaatgaggctgacaaagcaatgCATTCAGGAAGTGACtacggtgtaagaattgttcatagaattattaatgaaatatctactaggacaaagaagaagaagcatatatccatcgaAAAGAGAGGGATCTGTAATtataacagaatatgaagaaaggcagcgttggttggaacactttagtgaggttatgattaGGAGATacgaggggaataatttgattgatatacctgaagctgatgaagaccttcttgtgcccatgaacgaattcagtgtgcttgaaggcgaagctatcataaaagaaaaactgaagagatggaaaaccctggatacgatgaaataaccaccgagatgatactggctgaaaatgaagtgaccccaagaattcttacaagattattttgtggaaagtggcatgaagaggcaaaacctaatgaataggAGTTAAaagcgttggtgaaaatggcaaaggaaaaaaaaaagaggactgactacaataattacagaggcatagcacatacgtcagttgttatgacaTCATATAGTATGTTTATTTTAAAGAGAATGGAGAGAATGATTGGTaataagctgagagatgaaaaagcaggcttTCGAGAAGGCAGAAGTTGCACTTACCAAACTTTTATTTTGAGACATTTTATACAGCAATTCGTAAAATATagtaatccacttttgatggtatttgtggactatgaaaaagcctttgattgtgtgcactggccaattttcaATCAAGTCTAGGgatattatggaatttctcttaaatatgtgaacttgattatgtctgttcatgagcataacaagtgcataGTCAATGTTcaaggagtcctatcaaatgaatttccagtgaacagtagagtaacacaagggaatgtgttgtcacctctgttgtttatcctcctcaaggattttgcaATGTGTAGAACAGgaggaaatggtggagaaggattggactggattggtgataggaaattagcagactttgaatatgctgatgatgctgtccttataagcagaacaccacaggatttgtaatacttgcttaccagaatgcatgaaatatcacatgaggttgggctcaagatagatagaagaaagaaagagatgatgagaacggagtatgcaatggatgattaaatatcattggaaggtgaaaggatcaatgaggtagaatcatttagatatttagcaaTTATGAtatccaatagagggtctttagaattagagtttggtggaatattgaaaaaaagcaaattgttagattaagtaaaatttggagatcaaatcccCTAAACCTACATATAATATAAGCTAtacgtcagtttagtgagatcagtgttcctATATGGAAAGgaatcatagtatgacaatgaaaccgtCTCCagtagatttaatagatttgagaacaaagccctcagaaaaatattgggagataaatggcaggacagaattaggaaTGGgattataatagagattactcgagtgccatatgtggataatatcatgatgagggatagatggacaTGATTTGGGCATGcgcctcgcactccccaagagagattagttcaccaaaagttcagctgggctccataaggcactagaagagttaggaggctcaggcctacatggctgaggactatgaagcgtgaagtacgggataatgaatggagaagtattgaattgaaagctcaagatagagacgactggtgaaatctatccgaggcactttgcgtcaatagacgtcgAAGGATATGacaatgatgataaatatatatatatatatatatatatatatatatatatatatatatatatatatatttatatatattcatatatatatatatacacacatatatattttatatatatatatatatatatatatatatatatatatatatatatatacatacatacgtatacatatatatatatatatatatatatatatatatatatatatatatatatatatatatatacatatatatatatatatatatatatatatatatatatatacatatatatatacatacatacatacatacaaatatatatatatatatatatatatatatatatatatatatatatatatatatatttatatatgtatatatatatatatatatatacatacatatataaatatatatatatatatatatgtatatatatatatatatatatatatatatatatatatatatatacatatatacatatatacatatatttatatatacatatatatatatatatatatttatatatgtatatatacatatatatatatatatatatatatatatatatatatatatacgtgtgtgtgtgtctgtatatatatatatatatatatatatatatatatatatatatatatatatatatttatatatatatatatatatatatatatatatatatatttatatgtatatatatatatgtatatatatatatatatatatatatatatatatatatatatatatatatatatatatatatatatatatacagtatatatatatatatatatatatatatatatatttatacatatatatatatacatgcatatatataaatatatatatatatatatatatatatatatatatatatacatatatatatatatacatatatgtatatatatatatatatatatatatatatatatatatatatttatatatataatatatatatatatatatatatatatatatatatatatatatatatatatatatatgtgtgtgtgtgtgtgtgtgtttgtatatatatatatatatatatatatatatatatatatatatatttatatatatatatatatatatatatacatatatgtatatatatgtatatatatttttatatataatgtatatatatgtatatatatatatatatatatatatatatatatatatgtgtgtgtttgtgtatgtgtgtgtgtgtgtgtgtgtgtttgtgtgtatatacatgcatacatatatatatatatatatatatatatatatatatatatatatatatatatatatatatatatatgtatatatacagtatatatatatatatatatatatatatatatatatatatatatatatatatacagtatagtatatatgttCATAAACACACCATAGACATTTACCAAATTTATTATCACCCATAGACATTCAAAACCACAAATGAATTTCACGACGTAATGGCAGTATTGACAAATCTTGACATTCCTTACATATACCCAAACGTTCCTATTAAAGAAGATGTTGATGTAATTTCAAACTTTATACAATGGTACTGAACAGAGGAGAAATATCTTGAAGATTGCCATCTAAAATCTTCCGATCTTATTCGTAAATGAGAATAATTTTCCTTCAGTAATTCCGGTTGCATAAATGCTGAAGGTTTCACCATGAGacctcttttatttccgataaatGATATATTCCTTGTTCTAATAAAAAAGAAGACCTGATGTCTGCCTACTTGTATTTAAATTACTCGTTTACCTAAGGTGCGTGGACGATTTATTCGTAATCTTCAGATATCTAGATCGTGTAATAATGTTCGACGATAACTACACTAATAAGAGTCATCCTAATATCCAGCAGACGTAGctcatgaaaaaataatgatatatatatatatatatatatatatatatatatatatatatatatatacatatatatatatatatatatatatatatatatatatatatatatatatatatatatatatatatatatatatatatataaatatttagatgttaTAAATACCCAAATTAACGATAATATGAAGTAAATTTTAAGCCTTAACATATTCTTGAAAATACATATACTACTGGCCTTgaatgttgttattttattattattattattattattattattattattattatttttattattattattattattatcattcttggaTAAATGTTATGGAAATTTTAATTCATGACGTATAGTAGGTCTTGCTAGTCATCTGACTCAGAAATAAAGGTCTTTATAAATTACTTCAAAATAATGGCTACCATATCAATATAATACACAaatgaataggaattttttttacaGAATCTCTCATTTAAAACTACAAAGTAAATATACGAGGGGTCAATAAACCAATTATGTGAAACGACTAATTGACAATGCTGAAATATGTTACAAGAGAATTAACCACAATATTAACGCCACGATTAATTATACTAGTAACTTGACATTTAAAGGTTGTTGAATCATAAGAATAAACTACCTTCAGAGCCTTATCTGGTATCACCGATATCCACAAATGTGACGCATACACTGCCACCGATATTCGCCAGTCATCCGTGTCACTTTGGACAAAATCTGAGCTTTACGACATTTCTCCTCGTACTGGTTGCTTGCTTGTCAAACTAAACGAATCACCAATACTGCAACGTATATTAGGATATAACACGCAGAAATCTCCTGAAAATATTACTGCTATATGCACTTTTATTAAAGATGGGTATTTTGGATCTCAAATCTCAACCTAAATAATTCATCCTGTTGATTGCTTTCACTGCAAAATGCACATAGTTTTACTTATCCAGTACTTTATTTTCATAGCATATGATTTTTACGCTTTTCAACAATACCCTTTGTAGCTAACATTTTACTTTGTATTCCTTGCATATTTCAAACAAGAAAAGTCTTTTGTGTTTTATAAGgttgaaaaaattataaagaaacaaCCGAAcgtaaaatgcaaaatgttttgAAATTctctttgctttatatatatatatatatatatatatatatatatatatatatatatatatatatatatatatatatacatacatacatacatatatatatatatatatatatatatatatatatatatatatatatgtatgtatatatatacatatatatatatatatatatatatgttatgtatatatatatatatatatatatatatatatatatatatatatatatatatgtatatatatatatatatatatatatatatatgtgtgtaagtatatatatatatatatatatgtatatatatatatatatatatatatatgtatatatatatatacatacatacatatatatatatatatatatatatatatatatatatacatacatatatatatatatatatatacatatatatatatatatatatatatatatatatatatatacatacatacatatatatatatatatatatatatatatgtatatatatatatatatatatatatctatatatatatatatatgtatgtatatatatatatatatatatatatatatatatatatatgtgtgtgtgtgtgtgtgtgtgtgttttgtgtttgtatgttcatgtccatatgttaatatatataatatatatatacaagtatatatatatatatatatatatatatatatatatatatatatatatatatatatatattatacaagtatatacatatgtgtatgagtGTTTGTGGATGTATGTAAGCGTGCTTGTTTGTTAGAGGATGTGTACTAGTGCGTTCAAGATACATGTTATTAAGACGAAATCCAGAATGATAAGTAGCCTAATCTTTACCGATTAAGACAGTTTTAAATGAacagaaaattatcattattaatgaaaaaattcaAACATATACCAACacagataaaataatgaaaatagaaatgaattaaGAAGTTGATATTTTGAAACATCAATAATTTTAAGGCTTAGTCTTTCAATTAGGCGATTTTATGGAAGCACagaatttcttaataattcttAACGATGACAGTCTTTAAATTTTTTGCGTTCAAGAAAATATCGTTGATGAACTATCATCATCTAAGAATCATTTGAGTATTGCAGACACTTCTCTGCATTCAATGGCAGGCTTTGAATAATTTACACCGAACACAAAGTTGTTAATGAGAGTGAAATAAAAATGTGATTCACTCTGTGTTACTCCGAAAGAGTTTAATGCGTTAATGTTAATTATTCAATTCCCCTTTTGTGTTGATTGTATCATGCGTTGGATGTCTCTAATGCATggttatgaaaaagaaatattctaaGTTTGGGATTGTTTACCCGATGAGTAAACtggtttcctttcttcctttcacagACCTGCGATACATACCATGGCAATGGCCCCTAAGAAGAAATTTGACTTCTTCAATGGAGGTCGAGGAGTTAACCTTAACATATATATGGAAGATACCAAATCTCCCCCAACTCCTCCCCCTCAGCAACACCAGGAAAGAGAAGAGGTCACACATGACTCCTACATCCATGACGAGTGGGGTCGTTATCCCACTGGGGGTCCATTAGCTTGCGGTCGATCGAGCAGCAGTCCCTCTCTGCACCAGGGAAGGAATCCTCACTTCGAATATCCTCCTGAATATCCAGAAACGACATTGTCTGGGAATCAGAGCCCAACAGGTTACAGTGAACACAGTCAGAGTGGCTACCATAGTCCCAATGGGTATGCCCCTCCTAGTCCAATTGGCATGAACAGCATAGGTGCCCCTGCATCTCATGACTCAAATATATCTCAGGATTCAGTCGCTTGGGGAAGTGTCAATGAAGATGATGACTctagaaggaaaaggaaaaggcaTCAAAGGTAAGTCCCACAACAACAatcccagtttaaaaaaaaaacaactttcaaTTTCAAAATGTGTATTATAGTACCAGGATCCTATATCAAAGTATTAGTCTTATCCCTGCCTGATTTGCTCGTTGATTAAATGTTGCAAGCGTCTTCCGTTTCCGACTAGAAGATAACACTCGAAATTCAGAAAGGAGTAATTGTCCTCTTTGTATTGTTTCCTCTACACAGGTGTCGACTTTGCGCCAATCATGGTGTCTACGTCGAGGTGAAAGGCCACAAATGGTACTGCCCCTACAGAGACGCACATAATTGCGACAAGTGTGAGATTACTAGGAAGCGTCAATATTACATGGCTGAGCAGCAAAAGCTCACTAGGGAACAGCAGCAGCAACTACAGGCACAACACAACAGATCCAACAACAACCGGAGTCTGTGCAACACCAGTGCGGCAGGCATCCCCGAGATATCGTCCTCGTCTGCCGCTGGTCACAACATTCTGTCGCATCAGACCCATCCGAGGGATTTCCCCAGATTAGACGAACTCGTG encodes:
- the LOC137653196 gene encoding doublesex- and mab-3-related transcription factor 2-like, translated to MAMAPKKKFDFFNGGRGVNLNIYMEDTKSPPTPPPQQHQEREEVTHDSYIHDEWGRYPTGGPLACGRSSSSPSLHQGRNPHFEYPPEYPETTLSGNQSPTGYSEHSQSGYHSPNGYAPPSPIGMNSIGAPASHDSNISQDSVAWGSVNEDDDSRRKRKRHQRCRLCANHGVYVEVKGHKWYCPYRDAHNCDKCEITRKRQYYMAEQQKLTREQQQQLQAQHNRSNNNRSLCNTSAAGIPEISSSSAAGHNILSHQTHPRDFPRLDELVRETANIINEDLFEMINQVVRPRAKQ